Proteins co-encoded in one Arthrobacter sp. ERGS1:01 genomic window:
- the allB gene encoding allantoinase AllB, producing the protein MSNTSEIDSQDGVFDLVIRGAKVLTTAGIAPREVGIRDGVVIALEPLGNNLSGREVIELADDETLIPGLVDSHVHINEPGRTDWEGFASATRAAAAGGVTTVIDMPLNSIPATVNVDALELKRSVARDQAFVDVGFWGGAIPGNKADLRPLHDDGVFGFKCFLLHSGVDEFPPLDADEMEIDMAELKSFDSLMIVHAEDSRAIDRAPTAEGDHYDKFLASRPRGAENLAIAEVIERARWTGVRAHILHLSSSDALPMIASARRDGVKLTVETCPHYLTLMAEEIPNGGTSYKCCPPIREASNRELLWQGLLDGTIDCIVTDHSPSTLDLKDLENGDFAVAWGGVSSLQLGLSLIWTEARHRNIPLEQVIQWMSTGPANLVGLHRKGKLAPGYDADFAVFAADDAFVVDVKKLKHKNPITPYDGRALSGVVRRTFLRGQEIDGITPTGKLLRRGEITVERAAHA; encoded by the coding sequence ATGTCTAACACCTCAGAAATCGATTCACAGGACGGCGTCTTTGACCTTGTCATCCGTGGCGCCAAGGTCCTCACCACGGCGGGCATCGCCCCGCGCGAAGTGGGTATCCGGGACGGCGTCGTCATCGCCCTGGAACCGCTGGGCAACAACCTTTCCGGCCGCGAAGTCATTGAACTGGCCGACGATGAAACCCTCATCCCCGGCCTCGTGGACAGCCACGTGCACATCAACGAGCCGGGCCGCACGGACTGGGAAGGGTTCGCCTCCGCAACCCGTGCCGCCGCCGCCGGTGGCGTGACCACCGTCATCGACATGCCGCTGAACAGCATCCCGGCCACCGTCAACGTCGACGCCCTGGAATTGAAGCGCAGTGTTGCACGCGACCAGGCCTTCGTCGACGTCGGATTCTGGGGCGGTGCGATCCCCGGCAACAAGGCGGACCTGCGCCCCCTGCACGACGACGGCGTTTTCGGCTTCAAGTGCTTCCTGCTGCACTCGGGCGTGGATGAATTCCCGCCGCTGGACGCCGATGAGATGGAAATCGACATGGCGGAGCTGAAGTCCTTCGACTCGCTCATGATCGTCCATGCCGAGGATTCCCGCGCCATCGACCGGGCCCCCACCGCCGAGGGCGACCACTACGACAAGTTCCTGGCCTCCCGCCCCCGCGGCGCCGAGAACCTGGCCATTGCCGAGGTCATTGAGCGTGCACGCTGGACCGGGGTCCGCGCCCACATCCTGCACCTGAGCTCCTCGGATGCCCTGCCCATGATCGCCAGCGCCCGCCGCGACGGCGTGAAGCTGACCGTGGAAACGTGCCCGCACTACCTCACGCTCATGGCGGAGGAAATCCCCAACGGCGGCACCTCCTACAAGTGCTGCCCGCCCATCCGTGAGGCCTCCAACCGCGAACTGCTCTGGCAGGGCCTGCTGGACGGCACGATCGACTGCATCGTCACCGACCACTCCCCCAGCACGCTGGACCTGAAGGACCTCGAAAACGGCGACTTCGCAGTGGCCTGGGGCGGCGTGTCCTCCCTGCAGCTGGGCCTCTCGCTGATCTGGACCGAGGCCCGCCACCGCAACATCCCGCTGGAACAGGTCATCCAGTGGATGTCCACCGGCCCGGCCAACCTGGTGGGACTGCACCGCAAGGGCAAGCTGGCTCCCGGCTACGACGCCGACTTCGCCGTGTTCGCCGCAGACGACGCCTTCGTGGTGGACGTCAAGAAGCTCAAGCACAAGAACCCGATCACCCCCTACGACGGCCGCGCGCTCTCCGGCGTCGTCCGGCGCACCTTCCTGCGCGGACAGGAAATCGACGGCATCACGCCCACGGGCAAGCTGCTGCGTCGTGGCGAGATCACAGTGGAACGGGCGGCGCATGCTTGA
- a CDS encoding glycerate kinase produces the protein MRVILAPDKFKGSLSAPEVARYLADGLHSTHAGLDIELMPVADGGEGTIDAVVAAGFTRVSATVQGPTGEPVEADFAVRDNVAVIEMATASGLAVLPGGELSPLAASTYGTGQLVSAAMDRGCTEIVLGVGGSASTDGGAGMLAALGATFKDAAGRHLPPGGGALATVTNIDLGGLDRRMGAVTFTLASDVDNPLLGPDGAAAIFGPQKGATPAHVTHLENALERYFRIMANALGMAAVDAIDAPGAGAAGGTGYAALAVLNAERRSGIEVILGLTGLAERLHGADLVITGEGSLDEQSLFGKAPMGVAAAARAAGVPVAAVCGRTTLDAATLKGAGFIHTHALTDIEPNTSLCMKNAGSLLTEIGALIGTELAGTGHEQENSYV, from the coding sequence ATGCGAGTCATCCTCGCCCCTGACAAGTTCAAGGGCTCGCTGTCTGCTCCCGAAGTTGCCCGATACCTGGCGGACGGCCTGCACTCCACGCACGCCGGACTGGACATCGAACTGATGCCCGTGGCCGACGGCGGCGAGGGAACCATTGACGCCGTCGTCGCCGCCGGATTCACCCGGGTCAGCGCCACGGTGCAAGGCCCCACGGGGGAGCCGGTCGAAGCGGACTTTGCGGTCCGCGACAACGTGGCCGTCATTGAGATGGCCACCGCCTCGGGGCTCGCCGTGCTTCCGGGGGGCGAACTCTCCCCCTTGGCGGCGAGCACCTACGGCACGGGCCAGCTGGTCAGTGCCGCCATGGACCGTGGCTGTACCGAGATCGTCCTGGGCGTGGGTGGCAGCGCAAGCACCGACGGCGGGGCCGGCATGCTGGCCGCGCTCGGGGCAACGTTCAAGGACGCTGCCGGGCGGCACCTGCCGCCCGGCGGCGGCGCCCTCGCCACCGTGACGAACATCGACCTTGGCGGCCTGGACCGGCGCATGGGCGCGGTCACCTTCACCCTGGCCAGCGACGTCGACAACCCCCTGCTGGGCCCCGACGGCGCCGCCGCGATCTTTGGCCCGCAGAAGGGCGCCACCCCGGCCCACGTCACGCATCTGGAGAACGCCCTGGAGCGGTACTTCCGGATCATGGCCAACGCGCTGGGCATGGCCGCCGTGGACGCGATTGACGCCCCGGGCGCCGGCGCTGCCGGCGGCACCGGCTACGCGGCACTGGCCGTGTTGAACGCCGAACGCCGCTCCGGGATCGAGGTCATCCTTGGCCTGACCGGGCTGGCCGAACGCCTCCACGGCGCGGACCTGGTCATCACGGGCGAAGGCAGCCTGGACGAACAAAGCCTGTTCGGCAAGGCACCCATGGGTGTTGCGGCGGCAGCCCGCGCCGCGGGCGTTCCCGTGGCGGCCGTGTGCGGGCGCACCACGCTGGACGCCGCGACCCTCAAGGGCGCCGGTTTCATCCACACGCACGCCCTGACCGATATTGAACCAAACACTAGTCTTTGCATGAAAAACGCCGGTAGTCTGCTGACGGAGATCGGGGCGCTCATTGGCACTGAGCTCGCCGGCACCGGCCACGAACAGGAGAATTCGTATGTCTAA
- the gcl gene encoding glyoxylate carboligase encodes MTKMRSVDAAILILEKEGATEIFGLPGAAINPFYAAMRDHGGINHTLARHVEGASHMADGYSRAAEGNIGVCTGTSGPAGTDMITGLYAAWADSVPMLCITGQAPVAKLHKEDFQAVDIETIAKPVTKMAMTIKEPGQIPGAFQKAFYLMRSGRPGPVLLDLPIDVQMAEIEFDIDAYEPMTPNKPAATRKQAEKALDILLAGAHPLIVAGGGVIGANASEQLVELAELLSIPVIPTLMGWGAIPDDHPLMAGMVGLQTSHRYGNATFLESDAVIGIGNRWANRHTGGLDTYTKGRKFVHVDIEPTQIGRVFAPDLGIVSDAGAALAVLLEAARDRKAAGTVPDYSAWANECAARKGSLQRKTHFDNVPMKPQRVYEEMNSAFGQDTTYVSTIGLSQIAGAQMLHVFGPRRWINAGQAGPLGWTGPAALGVVRGKPGQTVVALSGDYDFQFMIEELAVGAQFNLPYIHVVVNNSYLGLIRQSQRGFKMDYHVSLAFDNINSPETNGYGVDHIKVAEGLGCKAIRVERPEDMPAAFAEAKKLMEEFKVPVVVEAILEKVTNISMGTELDNVTEIEDIAQYATDAPTAILSLQG; translated from the coding sequence ATGACTAAAATGCGCAGCGTTGACGCCGCCATCCTGATTCTGGAAAAAGAAGGCGCCACGGAGATCTTCGGTCTCCCCGGAGCAGCCATCAACCCGTTCTACGCGGCCATGCGTGACCACGGCGGCATCAACCACACGCTGGCCCGCCACGTAGAGGGCGCCTCGCACATGGCCGACGGCTACTCGCGTGCCGCCGAAGGGAACATCGGTGTCTGCACGGGTACCTCGGGCCCCGCCGGCACCGACATGATCACCGGGCTGTACGCCGCCTGGGCCGACTCCGTGCCGATGCTCTGCATCACCGGCCAGGCCCCCGTGGCCAAGCTGCACAAGGAAGACTTCCAGGCCGTGGACATCGAGACCATCGCCAAGCCGGTCACGAAGATGGCCATGACCATCAAGGAGCCGGGCCAGATCCCGGGCGCCTTCCAGAAGGCGTTCTACCTGATGCGCTCAGGCCGCCCGGGCCCGGTCCTGCTGGACCTGCCCATCGACGTCCAGATGGCCGAGATCGAATTCGACATCGACGCCTACGAACCGATGACCCCGAACAAGCCCGCCGCCACGCGCAAGCAGGCCGAGAAGGCCCTGGACATCCTGCTGGCCGGCGCGCACCCGTTGATCGTTGCCGGTGGCGGCGTCATCGGTGCCAACGCCTCCGAGCAGCTGGTGGAGCTGGCCGAGCTGCTCTCCATCCCCGTCATCCCCACCCTGATGGGCTGGGGCGCCATCCCGGATGACCACCCGCTGATGGCCGGCATGGTGGGCCTGCAGACCTCGCACCGCTACGGCAACGCCACCTTCCTGGAGTCCGACGCCGTCATCGGCATTGGCAACCGCTGGGCCAACCGCCACACGGGCGGCCTGGACACCTACACCAAGGGCCGCAAGTTCGTGCACGTCGACATTGAGCCGACGCAGATCGGCCGCGTGTTCGCACCCGACCTGGGCATCGTCTCCGACGCCGGCGCCGCGCTGGCCGTGCTGCTGGAGGCCGCCCGCGACCGCAAGGCCGCCGGCACCGTCCCGGATTACAGCGCCTGGGCCAACGAATGTGCCGCCCGCAAGGGAAGCCTGCAGCGCAAGACCCACTTCGACAACGTGCCGATGAAGCCGCAGCGCGTCTACGAGGAGATGAACTCCGCGTTCGGCCAGGACACCACCTACGTCTCCACGATCGGCCTCTCGCAGATCGCCGGCGCACAGATGCTCCACGTCTTCGGCCCCCGCCGCTGGATCAACGCCGGCCAGGCAGGTCCCCTGGGTTGGACCGGACCGGCCGCCCTGGGCGTCGTCCGCGGCAAGCCCGGCCAGACCGTCGTCGCACTCTCCGGCGACTACGACTTCCAGTTCATGATCGAGGAACTGGCCGTCGGTGCGCAGTTCAACCTGCCGTACATCCACGTCGTCGTGAACAACTCCTACCTGGGCCTGATCCGCCAGTCGCAGCGCGGCTTCAAGATGGATTACCACGTGTCCCTGGCGTTCGATAACATCAACTCCCCGGAGACCAACGGCTACGGCGTGGACCACATCAAGGTCGCCGAAGGCCTCGGCTGCAAGGCCATCCGCGTGGAGCGTCCCGAGGACATGCCCGCCGCATTTGCCGAGGCGAAGAAGCTCATGGAGGAGTTCAAGGTTCCGGTAGTGGTCGAGGCCATTCTGGAGAAGGTCACCAACATCTCCATGGGCACCGAGCTGGACAACGTCACCGAGATCGAGGACATTGCCCAATACGCGACGGACGCCCCCACCGCCATCCTGTCCCTGCAGGGCTAG
- a CDS encoding 2-hydroxy-3-oxopropionate reductase — MTNVAVIGLGIMGLPMAINLVNAGHTVTGFNRSQGAIDKLVAAGGTGATSIADAVKDADAVITMVPDSPDVEAVVGGADGVFANARKGTLWIDASSIRPDVAKRLSADAVAAGIRPLDAPVSGGEQGAIDGVLSIMVGGDAADFAAAGEVLGAVGKTIVHVGPSGSGQTVKAANQLIVAVNIQALSEAIVFLEAYGVDTDAALKVLGGGLAGSKVLDQKGQKMLDRNFDPGFRLALHNKDLGIVTAAAREAGVVVPLGGAVAQLVTSMVAQGDGGLDHSGLFKQAAALSGRK; from the coding sequence ATGACAAACGTTGCAGTTATCGGTCTCGGCATCATGGGCCTCCCCATGGCCATCAACCTCGTCAACGCCGGCCACACGGTCACCGGCTTCAACCGCAGCCAGGGCGCCATTGACAAGCTCGTCGCAGCCGGCGGAACGGGTGCCACGAGCATCGCCGACGCCGTCAAGGACGCCGACGCCGTCATCACCATGGTGCCGGACTCCCCCGATGTCGAGGCCGTTGTCGGCGGCGCCGACGGCGTCTTCGCCAACGCCCGCAAGGGAACCTTGTGGATCGATGCCAGCTCCATCCGCCCGGATGTGGCCAAGCGCCTCTCCGCCGACGCCGTCGCCGCGGGCATCCGCCCGCTCGACGCCCCCGTCTCCGGCGGCGAGCAGGGCGCCATCGACGGTGTCCTCTCCATCATGGTCGGCGGCGACGCAGCCGACTTCGCGGCAGCCGGCGAAGTCCTGGGCGCCGTGGGCAAGACCATCGTCCACGTGGGCCCCTCCGGCTCCGGTCAGACCGTCAAGGCAGCCAACCAGCTGATCGTGGCCGTCAACATCCAGGCGCTCTCCGAGGCCATCGTGTTCCTCGAAGCGTACGGCGTCGACACGGACGCCGCACTGAAGGTCCTGGGCGGCGGACTCGCCGGCTCCAAGGTCCTGGACCAGAAGGGCCAGAAGATGCTTGACCGCAACTTCGACCCCGGCTTCCGCCTGGCCCTGCACAACAAGGACCTCGGCATCGTCACCGCCGCAGCCCGCGAGGCCGGCGTCGTCGTCCCCCTCGGCGGCGCCGTGGCCCAGCTCGTCACCTCCATGGTCGCCCAGGGCGACGGCGGCCTCGACCACTCCGGCCTCTTCAAGCAGGCCGCTGCACTCTCCGGGCGCAAGTAG
- a CDS encoding hydroxypyruvate isomerase family protein codes for MTYTVNCSILLTELPLLDRPAAAKAAGFAAVEFWWPFASSVPADAEIDTFERAITDAGVQLTGLNFNAGDMPAGDRGLVSWIGREQEFKDNIAVVAGIGERLGCKAFNALYGNRQDGQSAAAQDELAVANLVAAAQGVAAIGGTVLLEPVSGTPAYPLKTAADALAVIARTEAAGVSNVKLLADFYHLAVNGDDVAAVIEQHAKDFGHIQIADNPGRGAPGTGELPLGEWITRSRDLGYAGAIGLEYKAPAADAFTWAIRQPA; via the coding sequence ATGACGTACACAGTGAACTGCTCCATCCTCCTGACGGAGCTGCCGCTCCTCGACCGCCCGGCCGCCGCAAAGGCCGCCGGCTTCGCCGCCGTCGAGTTCTGGTGGCCCTTTGCCAGCTCGGTCCCCGCCGACGCCGAGATCGACACCTTTGAACGCGCCATCACCGACGCGGGCGTCCAGCTGACGGGTTTGAACTTCAACGCCGGCGACATGCCTGCCGGTGACCGCGGTTTGGTTTCCTGGATCGGCCGCGAGCAGGAATTCAAGGACAACATCGCCGTCGTCGCCGGTATCGGCGAACGCCTCGGCTGCAAGGCGTTCAACGCCCTCTACGGCAACCGCCAGGACGGCCAGTCCGCCGCGGCCCAGGACGAACTGGCCGTGGCGAACCTCGTCGCCGCAGCCCAGGGTGTTGCCGCGATCGGCGGCACCGTCCTCCTCGAACCCGTCTCCGGCACCCCGGCCTACCCGCTGAAGACCGCCGCCGACGCCCTGGCGGTCATCGCCCGCACCGAGGCGGCCGGCGTCAGCAACGTCAAGCTCCTCGCGGACTTCTACCACCTGGCAGTCAACGGCGACGACGTCGCCGCCGTGATCGAGCAGCACGCCAAGGACTTCGGCCACATCCAAATCGCCGACAACCCCGGCCGCGGCGCCCCCGGCACCGGCGAACTGCCCCTCGGCGAATGGATCACCCGCAGCCGCGACCTCGGCTACGCCGGCGCCATCGGCCTCGAATACAAGGCACCGGCCGCCGACGCCTTCACCTGGGCCATCCGCCAGCCGGCCTAA
- a CDS encoding bifunctional allantoicase/(S)-ureidoglycine aminohydrolase has protein sequence MTEKYYYPKGGLPPQTHLTTERAIVTEAYTVIPKGVMTDIVTSTLPGFTKSRSWILARPIAGFATTFSQLIVEIAPGGGAPKAEFEPGVEGVVFVTKGKVNLTLDGELHALEEGGYAYLAAGSTWGLENISEDIVSFQWIRKAYERLEGYEAKSFVTSDAEVEATAMPDTDGVWKTTRFTDSSDLAHDMQVNIVTFQPGGVIPFPETHVMEHGLYVLEGKAMYLLNNDWVEVEAGDFMWLRAFCPQACYAGGPGQFRYLLYKDMNRQIKLT, from the coding sequence ATGACTGAGAAGTATTACTACCCCAAGGGCGGACTGCCGCCGCAGACCCACCTGACCACCGAGCGCGCCATCGTGACGGAGGCCTACACGGTCATCCCCAAGGGCGTCATGACCGACATCGTGACGAGCACCCTGCCGGGCTTCACGAAGTCCCGTTCCTGGATCCTGGCCCGCCCGATCGCCGGCTTCGCCACCACCTTCTCACAGCTGATTGTGGAGATCGCCCCCGGCGGCGGTGCCCCGAAGGCCGAGTTCGAGCCAGGCGTGGAAGGCGTTGTCTTTGTCACCAAGGGCAAGGTCAACCTGACGCTCGACGGCGAACTGCACGCACTCGAGGAGGGCGGCTACGCCTACCTGGCCGCCGGTTCCACGTGGGGCCTGGAGAACATCTCGGAGGACATCGTCTCCTTCCAGTGGATCCGCAAGGCCTACGAGCGGCTCGAGGGTTACGAGGCCAAGTCCTTCGTGACCAGCGACGCCGAGGTGGAAGCCACCGCGATGCCGGACACCGACGGCGTCTGGAAGACCACCCGGTTCACGGACTCCTCCGACCTGGCCCACGACATGCAGGTCAACATCGTGACGTTCCAGCCCGGCGGTGTCATCCCGTTCCCGGAAACCCACGTCATGGAGCACGGCCTGTACGTACTCGAGGGCAAGGCCATGTACCTGCTCAACAACGACTGGGTCGAGGTGGAAGCCGGCGACTTCATGTGGCTGCGCGCCTTCTGCCCGCAGGCGTGCTACGCCGGCGGCCCGGGCCAGTTCCGCTACCTGCTGTACAAGGACATGAACCGCCAGATCAAGCTCACCTAA
- a CDS encoding DUF6986 family protein: MGVKTSLSAADLAHIESTVAATDALLDRNYPGDDGSRQPVHTLYVPADQFSTSFTADYGQAALDAVNSKGGLEHLGALLGQDEELAAAVAPRVAAKLASEPIEDLRLDFEDGFGDRGDAVEDEAAVTAGRAVNAAVEAGTAPPFIGIRFKCFEAPTRARGLRTLDLFVSSLVESGGLPDGLILTLPKVTTVDQVRAMDFAVSRLEEVHGLPAGRLRFEVQVETPQLILAADGTSPVARLAHEVPGRISALHYGTYDYSASLEVSAEYQSMEHPVADFAKEVMQLAVAGTGIRLSDGSTNILPLGEGVEAAWALHGRLVRRSLERGYYQGWDLHAAQLPSRFSATYAFYRQGLPASAARLRNYVEQTPGAVLDEPATARALANFVLRGLVCGAVGADEVKALTGLDQAQLSALAHPRLAVSTSK; the protein is encoded by the coding sequence ATGGGCGTAAAAACCTCCCTGAGCGCCGCCGACCTGGCGCACATCGAATCCACCGTTGCGGCCACCGACGCGTTGCTTGACCGCAACTACCCGGGCGACGACGGCAGCCGCCAGCCCGTCCACACCCTCTACGTTCCGGCGGACCAGTTCTCCACGTCCTTCACCGCCGACTACGGGCAAGCTGCCCTGGACGCCGTCAACAGCAAGGGCGGACTGGAACACCTGGGCGCCCTGTTGGGCCAGGACGAGGAACTGGCCGCGGCAGTAGCTCCCCGGGTCGCTGCGAAACTGGCGAGTGAACCCATCGAGGACCTCCGGCTGGACTTTGAGGACGGCTTTGGCGATCGCGGCGACGCCGTTGAGGACGAGGCCGCCGTTACGGCGGGCCGCGCCGTCAACGCCGCCGTCGAGGCCGGCACGGCTCCCCCGTTCATCGGTATCCGCTTCAAGTGCTTCGAGGCCCCCACCCGGGCCCGCGGCCTGCGCACCCTTGATTTGTTCGTCTCCTCCCTCGTGGAGTCCGGCGGCCTGCCCGACGGATTGATCCTGACGCTGCCCAAGGTCACCACGGTGGACCAGGTCAGGGCCATGGACTTCGCCGTCAGCCGCCTGGAGGAGGTCCACGGACTGCCCGCCGGCCGCCTCCGCTTTGAGGTGCAGGTGGAAACCCCGCAGCTCATCCTCGCGGCCGACGGCACCTCGCCGGTGGCACGCCTGGCCCATGAAGTTCCGGGACGCATCAGCGCCCTGCACTACGGCACGTACGACTACAGCGCCTCGCTGGAGGTTTCCGCGGAGTACCAGTCCATGGAGCACCCCGTGGCGGACTTCGCCAAGGAGGTCATGCAGCTGGCTGTCGCCGGAACGGGCATCCGCCTCTCCGACGGTTCCACGAACATCCTGCCGCTGGGCGAGGGCGTCGAAGCCGCCTGGGCCCTGCACGGCCGGCTGGTCCGCCGCTCCCTGGAGCGCGGCTACTACCAGGGCTGGGATTTGCACGCAGCCCAGCTGCCCAGCCGTTTCAGCGCCACCTACGCGTTCTACCGCCAGGGCCTGCCGGCCTCGGCTGCCCGTCTGCGCAACTACGTTGAGCAGACTCCCGGCGCCGTCCTGGATGAGCCGGCAACGGCCCGCGCCCTGGCGAACTTCGTCCTGCGCGGACTTGTCTGCGGTGCCGTGGGCGCCGACGAAGTGAAGGCCCTGACCGGCCTCGACCAAGCACAGCTTTCAGCCCTGGCGCATCCGCGGCTGGCAGTATCCACGTCGAAGTAA
- the aceB gene encoding malate synthase A, with product MSTETVTVTDLTPIPRAGEILTDEALAFVAELNRRFNPVRRDLLAERVAKRATVAKTGKLDFLPETAAVRQGDWKVAPAPAALTDRRVEMTGPATPAKMAINALNSGAKVWLADLEDASTPLWANVVDGVLNLRDAANGTLSYTSPEGKEYRLRTDAPLSVVVARPRGWHMEERHVVVDGAPAAGALVDFGLHFFHTAKLLIANGHGPFYYLPKMESHLEARLWNNVFVFAQDYLGIPQGTIRATVLIETIPAAFEMDEILYELRDHASGLNAGRWDYLFSIIKYFRDAGAAFTLPDRAQVAMTAPFMRAYTELLVKTCHHRGAFAMGGMAAVIPNRREPEITAAAFAKVRADKTREANDGFDGSWVAHPDLVPICQEVFDAVLGERPNQLEKQRPEVSVTADQLLDVASAEGTATEAGLRLNLYVAVAYTAVWISGSGAVAIHNLMEDAATAEISRSQVWQQIRNNVTLADTGNTVTRELVTRILAEESEKLRGEVGDEAYAKYYKPASELISDICLSEDYTDFLTTPAYELVG from the coding sequence TTGAGCACAGAAACAGTCACCGTCACGGACCTCACCCCGATCCCCCGGGCCGGCGAGATCCTTACCGATGAGGCCCTGGCCTTTGTGGCCGAGCTGAATCGTCGCTTCAACCCGGTCCGCCGGGACCTGCTGGCCGAGCGCGTCGCCAAGCGGGCCACTGTCGCCAAGACCGGCAAGCTGGACTTCCTGCCCGAAACCGCCGCCGTGCGCCAGGGTGACTGGAAGGTCGCCCCGGCCCCGGCCGCACTGACCGACCGCCGCGTCGAGATGACGGGCCCGGCCACCCCGGCCAAGATGGCCATCAACGCCCTGAACTCCGGCGCCAAGGTATGGCTGGCCGACTTGGAGGATGCCAGCACCCCGCTGTGGGCCAACGTGGTCGACGGCGTGCTGAACCTGCGCGACGCCGCAAACGGCACGCTCAGCTACACCTCGCCCGAAGGCAAGGAATACCGGCTGCGCACCGACGCACCGCTGTCCGTCGTCGTCGCCCGCCCCCGCGGCTGGCACATGGAGGAACGCCACGTCGTGGTCGACGGTGCACCCGCCGCCGGCGCGCTGGTCGACTTTGGCCTGCACTTCTTCCACACGGCAAAGCTGCTCATCGCCAACGGCCACGGCCCGTTCTACTACCTGCCGAAGATGGAAAGCCACCTCGAGGCCCGCCTGTGGAACAACGTCTTCGTCTTCGCCCAGGACTACCTCGGCATCCCGCAGGGCACCATCCGCGCCACCGTGCTGATCGAGACCATCCCGGCCGCGTTTGAAATGGACGAGATCCTCTACGAGCTGCGCGACCATGCCTCGGGCCTGAACGCCGGCCGCTGGGACTACCTGTTCAGCATCATCAAGTACTTCCGCGACGCCGGTGCGGCCTTCACCCTGCCGGACCGCGCCCAGGTGGCCATGACGGCACCGTTCATGCGCGCCTACACCGAGTTGCTCGTGAAGACCTGCCACCACCGCGGAGCCTTCGCAATGGGCGGCATGGCCGCCGTCATCCCTAACCGCCGCGAACCGGAGATCACGGCCGCCGCCTTTGCCAAGGTGCGCGCCGACAAGACCCGTGAAGCCAACGACGGATTCGACGGCTCCTGGGTTGCCCACCCGGACCTCGTGCCGATCTGCCAGGAAGTGTTCGACGCCGTCCTGGGCGAGCGCCCGAACCAGCTGGAGAAGCAGCGCCCCGAGGTAAGTGTCACGGCCGACCAGCTGCTCGACGTCGCCTCCGCCGAGGGCACCGCTACCGAGGCTGGCCTGCGCCTGAACCTCTATGTGGCTGTCGCCTACACGGCTGTCTGGATCTCCGGCAGCGGTGCCGTGGCCATCCACAACCTGATGGAGGACGCGGCCACCGCGGAAATCTCCCGCTCGCAGGTCTGGCAGCAGATCCGCAACAACGTCACCCTGGCGGACACGGGCAACACCGTGACCCGCGAACTCGTCACCCGGATCCTGGCCGAAGAGTCGGAGAAGCTGCGCGGCGAGGTTGGCGACGAGGCTTACGCCAAGTACTACAAGCCGGCCAGCGAGCTGATCTCGGACATCTGCCTGTCCGAGGACTACACGGACTTCCTGACCACCCCCGCCTACGAACTGGTGGGCTAG